Proteins co-encoded in one Prevotella sp. E13-27 genomic window:
- a CDS encoding WbqC family protein, translating into MRALLSTTFFGPVQWYQKLYRYDEVFIENNDSYQKQTYRNRCLIATTNGVQALTVPVTIEHAGDTETIRISDHGNWRHQHWQALCSAYGDSPFFQYYEDDLRPFFTEKWEFLRDFNEAIRKQMCILLDIKPKVMLTPRYQKGNDLTDCDDYREVIRPKRPLPDPDFSPQRYYQVYEHKHGFLPNMSILDLLCNMGPEGIFYL; encoded by the coding sequence ATGAGAGCACTACTTTCCACAACATTCTTCGGACCAGTACAGTGGTATCAGAAGCTGTACCGCTACGATGAAGTGTTTATTGAGAACAACGACAGCTATCAGAAGCAGACCTACCGCAACCGCTGTCTAATTGCCACCACCAACGGTGTGCAGGCGCTGACGGTGCCGGTGACAATAGAACATGCAGGAGACACAGAGACAATACGCATAAGCGACCACGGCAACTGGCGGCACCAGCACTGGCAGGCACTATGCTCAGCATATGGCGACTCGCCGTTCTTCCAGTATTACGAGGATGACCTGCGTCCTTTCTTTACAGAAAAATGGGAGTTTTTGCGCGATTTCAACGAGGCAATACGCAAGCAGATGTGCATTCTGCTTGACATAAAGCCAAAGGTGATGCTGACACCACGCTACCAGAAAGGCAATGACTTGACAGACTGTGACGACTACCGAGAGGTCATACGGCCGAAGCGTCCACTACCCGACCCCGATTTCTCGCCACAGCGCTACTATCAGGTATATGAGCACAAACACGGTTTCCTGCCAAACATGAGCATACTCGACCTGCTGTGCAACATGGGACCAGAAGGAATTTTTTATCTATAA
- the lepB gene encoding signal peptidase I: MKGWFKFLLAFAIAIIAMIGFRAMALTIFVVNGEGLEPEFKAGDRVLVNRWSYGLRTGCHTANGKLQTVLFSYGRICRQPVKRCDIVAYNDPSDSTHTRILLGRICALPGDTIRYGGRTILVPSIANCDDADYYWIKALSETSPIDSRYLGFIKEPFIIGRAMMTVYSHDPKKPVWSGYRKDRWFRSK; this comes from the coding sequence ATGAAAGGCTGGTTTAAGTTCCTGTTGGCATTTGCGATAGCCATCATAGCAATGATAGGCTTTCGTGCCATGGCTCTCACCATATTCGTAGTGAATGGTGAGGGACTTGAACCAGAGTTCAAAGCCGGCGACAGAGTGCTAGTCAACAGATGGAGCTATGGACTGAGGACTGGCTGCCACACAGCCAATGGGAAACTGCAAACGGTTCTTTTCAGCTATGGCCGCATATGCCGGCAGCCTGTAAAGCGTTGCGATATCGTTGCATATAACGACCCGTCGGACAGCACCCATACCCGAATACTCCTTGGACGCATCTGTGCGTTGCCAGGAGACACCATCCGCTATGGCGGGCGCACAATCTTAGTACCAAGCATTGCCAACTGCGATGATGCTGACTACTACTGGATAAAAGCACTGAGCGAGACGAGCCCCATTGACTCACGCTATCTGGGATTCATCAAAGAGCCGTTTATCATTGGTCGCGCCATGATGACCGTCTATTCCCACGACCCGAAGAAGCCTGTATGGAGCGGCTACAGGAAAGACCGATGGTTCCGTTCAAAATAG
- the dapB gene encoding 4-hydroxy-tetrahydrodipicolinate reductase — protein MKIALIGYGKMGKMIEEIARSRGHEIVSIIDINNLGDFDSDAFRSADVAIEFTNPTAAYGNYLKAWEQGVKVVSGSTGWMKEHGDDVRKACSAVGTNGMSGKTLFWASNFSIGVAIFSAVNRYLAKIMNQFPQYDVELEETHHVHKLDHPSGTAITLGEEIVEAIDRKEAWAEDTTDPKLLRIDHIRRGEVPGIHTIRYDSDADCITITHDAHSRRGFALGAVLAAEYTNEHEGLLTISDMFKF, from the coding sequence ATGAAAATAGCTTTAATCGGCTACGGCAAGATGGGCAAGATGATTGAAGAGATTGCCCGCAGCCGTGGTCATGAAATTGTGAGTATCATAGACATTAACAACTTAGGAGACTTCGACAGCGATGCTTTCCGCTCTGCCGATGTAGCCATCGAGTTTACTAACCCCACTGCCGCTTACGGAAACTATCTTAAAGCCTGGGAACAAGGTGTTAAGGTGGTCAGCGGCTCTACCGGATGGATGAAGGAACACGGCGATGACGTGCGCAAGGCATGTTCAGCCGTTGGCACCAACGGCATGAGCGGCAAGACGCTCTTCTGGGCATCAAACTTCTCTATCGGAGTGGCTATTTTCTCAGCCGTAAACCGCTATCTGGCAAAGATTATGAACCAGTTCCCACAGTACGACGTAGAACTTGAGGAGACCCACCACGTGCACAAGCTCGACCACCCGTCAGGCACAGCTATAACACTGGGCGAAGAGATTGTGGAAGCCATAGACCGCAAGGAGGCATGGGCTGAAGACACTACAGACCCTAAATTGCTGCGTATAGACCACATACGTCGTGGAGAGGTGCCAGGAATACACACCATCCGCTACGACTCCGACGCAGACTGCATCACCATAACCCACGATGCACACTCACGCCGCGGCTTCGCCCTCGGTGCTGTGCTCGCTGCTGAATATACCAACGAACATGAGGGTCTGCTGACAATATCAGACATGTTCAAGTTCTAA
- a CDS encoding DEAD/DEAH box helicase, with protein MKTFEELGVSADIRRAIEEMGFVQPMPVQEAVIPTLIESRRDTIALAQTGTGKTAAFGIPLLQRISLTLSATEKRGLPRALVLSPTRELCLQIADDLRDFSKYIEGIHIEAVYGGAAIEPQMRALKKGTDIIVATPGRLIDLKNRGFAHLEQVQNIVLDEADEMLNMGFSDSINEIFEALPEEHNTLMFSATMSCDVERVAKTYLKDHQEIVVGSRNEGAESVNHIYYMVHAKDKYLALKRIVDYNPRIFAIIFCRTKLETQEIADNLIKDGYNAESLHGDLSQQQRDLTMQKFRNHLTQLLVATDVAARGLDVDDLTHVINYGLPDDIENYTHRSGRTGRAGKKGTSISIVHTKEKHKIRNIEKEIGKQFVEAEIPKPEEICKKQLYKVMDQIVKTDVDDEEIAPFMQDINRYFEYIDKEEIIKKIVSLEFGKFLAYYADAPEIEKPIPNKSGKSGETGRQTDKQKRANKPQKGYARLFINLGKRDGFYPGELMQTLNRYVGGRQEVGHIDLLDTISYFEVPEKDARKVMTQLSGIRYHGRTVRCNNENDGRPENDNRNDSRERRGSSKRSANAPKGRDDHKTRQQNKGKLPNSAEGWRNMLRGEMPDFTEEGWARRKPKKK; from the coding sequence ATGAAGACATTTGAAGAACTTGGAGTAAGCGCGGACATACGTCGCGCTATTGAAGAAATGGGATTTGTACAGCCCATGCCTGTACAGGAGGCCGTAATACCAACACTTATCGAAAGCCGACGCGACACTATTGCGCTGGCACAGACAGGAACGGGAAAGACAGCAGCATTCGGAATACCACTGCTACAAAGGATAAGCCTCACACTTTCTGCCACAGAAAAGAGGGGGCTCCCCCGTGCACTGGTGCTCAGCCCTACGCGTGAGTTATGCCTGCAGATTGCCGATGACCTGCGCGATTTTTCCAAATACATTGAGGGAATACACATTGAAGCTGTCTATGGAGGCGCAGCCATTGAGCCCCAGATGCGTGCTCTGAAAAAGGGCACAGACATCATCGTGGCGACACCAGGACGACTCATTGACCTGAAGAACCGTGGCTTCGCACACTTGGAGCAGGTGCAGAACATTGTGCTTGACGAGGCTGACGAGATGCTGAACATGGGCTTCTCGGACTCTATAAACGAGATTTTCGAGGCACTGCCAGAGGAGCATAACACACTGATGTTCTCTGCTACTATGAGTTGTGACGTGGAACGCGTGGCAAAGACATACCTCAAGGACCATCAGGAGATAGTGGTGGGCTCACGTAACGAGGGTGCAGAGAGCGTTAACCACATCTACTACATGGTGCATGCAAAGGACAAGTATCTGGCACTGAAGAGAATAGTTGACTACAACCCTCGAATCTTCGCCATCATATTCTGCCGCACGAAGCTTGAGACGCAAGAGATAGCCGACAACCTGATTAAAGACGGATACAATGCCGAGTCGCTGCACGGAGACCTGTCACAGCAACAGCGCGACCTGACAATGCAGAAGTTCCGCAACCACCTGACGCAGTTGCTCGTGGCTACCGACGTAGCAGCACGCGGCCTTGACGTTGACGACTTGACACACGTTATAAACTACGGACTGCCCGACGACATAGAGAACTATACCCACCGCTCAGGACGAACTGGACGAGCAGGAAAGAAGGGCACGTCAATAAGCATTGTGCATACAAAAGAAAAGCACAAGATACGCAATATTGAAAAAGAGATTGGCAAGCAGTTCGTGGAAGCAGAGATTCCGAAGCCTGAGGAGATATGCAAGAAGCAGCTCTACAAGGTGATGGACCAGATAGTGAAGACCGACGTGGACGACGAGGAGATAGCTCCGTTCATGCAGGATATAAACCGCTACTTCGAATATATAGACAAGGAGGAGATAATAAAGAAGATAGTATCTCTGGAGTTCGGAAAGTTCCTTGCTTATTATGCTGACGCTCCAGAGATTGAAAAGCCCATCCCCAACAAATCAGGAAAGTCAGGGGAGACAGGCCGTCAGACCGACAAACAGAAGCGTGCCAACAAACCACAGAAAGGCTATGCCCGACTGTTCATAAACCTTGGCAAACGCGACGGCTTCTATCCTGGAGAGCTGATGCAGACGTTGAACCGCTATGTAGGCGGTCGTCAGGAGGTGGGCCATATCGACCTGCTCGACACCATATCTTATTTCGAAGTGCCTGAGAAGGACGCACGCAAGGTTATGACACAGCTCAGCGGCATACGCTACCACGGGCGCACAGTACGCTGTAACAATGAGAACGACGGACGGCCAGAGAACGACAATAGAAACGACAGCCGTGAGAGACGCGGCTCATCGAAGCGTTCAGCAAACGCTCCCAAAGGCCGTGATGACCATAAAACTCGTCAGCAAAATAAAGGGAAACTACCAAACTCTGCAGAGGGATGGCGCAACATGCTTCGTGGAGAAATGCCCGATTTCACCGAAGAAGGTTGGGCGCGCCGTAAGCCCAAGAAAAAATAA
- the lepB gene encoding signal peptidase I — MKWQWTKFIIVLALYLLFLYWVESWWGLIVVPFIYDVYISKKIKWQWWRKSESSVTRTVMSWVDAIVFALVAVYFINQFFFQNYVIPTCSLEKSLLVGDYLFVSKVSYGPRIPETPLTMPLTQHSLPTMFGVTPKSYIEWPHWEYRRVKGLGKIELNDIVVFNYPAGDTLLSAPRYSANDFYLLSYGYGYQLYPNRPNPDSISALERYRLYEQVYDLGRRYLTGNTMEFGEVMTRPTDRKENYVKRCVGLPGQTLQIKDRVIYLDGKENKEPDNAQFSYDVTFVRNAKLTNEFLEENHITLEDLGIMEYDQSMRAFFKSNDYITLVYNNVTMPLTRKTAEVLKHRKDLVESIAINTEASEWDIYPLNGNKHWTRDNYGPIWIPKKGETIELTLDNLPIYERPIRAYEKNDLCVTDDGKILINGQEATSYTFKMDYYWMMGDNRHNSLDSRYWGFVPEDHIVGKPIFIWLSSDPDRSGFSGIRWNRLFRMVDGIK, encoded by the coding sequence ATGAAATGGCAATGGACGAAATTTATTATCGTTCTGGCATTATACCTATTATTCCTTTATTGGGTAGAGTCATGGTGGGGACTGATTGTCGTTCCTTTCATCTATGACGTCTATATCTCGAAGAAAATAAAATGGCAGTGGTGGCGAAAGAGCGAAAGCAGTGTAACGCGAACCGTGATGTCATGGGTTGACGCTATAGTATTCGCTTTGGTGGCTGTCTATTTTATAAACCAGTTCTTCTTCCAGAACTATGTTATTCCCACATGTTCGTTGGAGAAGTCACTGCTTGTTGGCGACTACCTCTTCGTGTCAAAGGTGAGCTACGGCCCACGCATACCAGAGACGCCGCTGACGATGCCACTGACACAGCACTCGTTGCCTACAATGTTCGGTGTTACGCCAAAGTCATATATCGAATGGCCACACTGGGAGTATCGCAGAGTAAAAGGTCTGGGCAAGATAGAACTTAATGACATCGTGGTATTCAACTATCCTGCAGGTGACACTCTCCTTTCTGCACCGCGCTATTCAGCCAATGACTTCTACCTGCTCAGCTATGGCTACGGATATCAGCTCTACCCCAACAGGCCAAACCCCGACTCCATCTCGGCATTAGAGCGCTACAGACTTTATGAGCAGGTTTACGATCTCGGCAGGCGTTATCTTACAGGTAACACGATGGAGTTTGGAGAGGTCATGACACGTCCTACAGACCGCAAGGAGAACTATGTTAAGCGCTGCGTGGGACTGCCAGGCCAGACATTGCAGATCAAAGACAGAGTCATCTACCTTGATGGCAAAGAGAACAAGGAACCCGACAATGCACAGTTCTCATACGACGTTACATTCGTGCGCAACGCAAAGCTAACCAACGAGTTCCTCGAAGAAAACCATATCACACTGGAAGACCTCGGCATCATGGAATATGACCAAAGCATGAGAGCTTTCTTCAAGTCAAACGACTACATCACGTTAGTGTATAACAATGTGACTATGCCATTGACAAGAAAGACAGCAGAGGTACTGAAGCATCGCAAAGACCTTGTGGAGAGCATTGCTATCAACACTGAGGCATCTGAATGGGACATCTACCCACTGAATGGCAACAAACACTGGACTCGCGACAACTACGGTCCTATCTGGATTCCGAAAAAAGGCGAGACAATCGAACTGACACTGGACAATCTGCCTATCTACGAGAGGCCTATACGTGCTTACGAGAAGAACGACCTGTGCGTCACTGACGATGGAAAGATACTAATCAACGGACAAGAGGCAACAAGCTACACGTTCAAGATGGACTACTACTGGATGATGGGTGACAACCGTCATAACTCTCTTGACTCACGCTACTGGGGCTTCGTACCTGAGGATCACATCGTTGGTAAGCCAATATTCATCTGGCTGTCGAGCGACCCCGACAGAAGCGGTTTCTCTGGCATAAGATGGAACCGTCTGTTCCGAATGGTGGACGGGATAAAATAG
- a CDS encoding alpha/beta hydrolase-fold protein, whose product MMIRTLLLGTALSACAIAAEAQPRINSDKTVTFQYRNDAAKNVMVDVQFAGRNAMTRDANGVWTVTLGPVAPDMYPYCYIVDGVSIMDPENDQYFPNEGFKNSLLEIPGDSALPHDIRRDVAHGRIEYVHYYSKSLGATNNAVVYLPPSYMTDHQKRYPVFYLISGTTDTEEVYYKVGRVNYILDNLIAANKAKEMIVVLPYGNPAKLKFQYAPSTVPGESTKERSEALAKAMRFGGDIFSQDLINDLIPFIEKGYRTKADRDHRAIGGFSRGGNQALFNGLTNLDKFSYLCSYSSFTSTDIPDVYDNASDTNKKIHLFWLGVGTDDFLYGNARDYLEFLDKKGIRSVKEFTSDKYGHTWMNAKYFLAKTLPLLFNKKAAEMAMNDAKPAPVATGNEKQFTPGVMARLFPKPIISPEYDEKGITFRFKAPEAKQVNLACEALPDEVAMQRDSDGVWSTTVTELFFETFRYCFVVDGTPVADPSNMYLSPDRGFKFSIADNPRSPFNFASQGDIPHGHVSYDIDRQEAWYISPALLFGQNAPTMPMIRPLFIQLVPGKDDTMESWFKIGGADAIADRLQADGNAVPCIITTSSLDFMKQGPQMPGFGIKTLKADDYPTWSQRRRALFKLLLDESKKNRR is encoded by the coding sequence ATGATGATACGAACACTATTATTGGGCACAGCGCTTTCAGCTTGTGCAATCGCTGCTGAGGCACAACCTCGTATAAACAGCGACAAGACTGTGACTTTCCAATACAGGAATGATGCAGCAAAGAATGTAATGGTTGACGTGCAGTTTGCAGGACGGAATGCAATGACACGCGACGCAAACGGAGTTTGGACAGTAACTCTCGGACCAGTAGCCCCTGACATGTACCCTTATTGCTACATCGTAGATGGTGTTAGCATTATGGATCCGGAGAACGACCAGTACTTCCCCAATGAAGGCTTTAAGAACAGCCTGCTGGAGATTCCCGGTGACAGCGCACTGCCCCACGACATACGCAGAGACGTGGCACATGGCAGGATAGAATACGTACATTATTACTCTAAGAGCCTCGGTGCCACGAACAATGCCGTGGTCTATCTACCACCATCATATATGACAGACCACCAGAAGCGCTACCCTGTGTTCTACCTCATCAGCGGTACTACCGACACTGAAGAGGTTTATTACAAGGTGGGACGCGTGAACTATATACTCGATAATCTCATTGCCGCGAACAAAGCAAAAGAGATGATTGTTGTGCTGCCTTACGGCAATCCTGCAAAGCTAAAGTTTCAGTATGCCCCATCGACAGTCCCAGGCGAGAGCACAAAGGAACGATCAGAAGCATTAGCAAAGGCAATGCGCTTCGGTGGTGACATATTCAGCCAAGATCTAATAAACGACCTCATTCCGTTCATAGAGAAAGGCTATCGCACGAAGGCCGATCGTGACCACCGTGCCATTGGCGGTTTCTCGAGAGGAGGTAACCAGGCTTTGTTCAACGGACTCACAAACCTCGACAAGTTCTCATATCTCTGCTCATATAGTTCGTTCACCTCTACTGACATACCCGATGTGTATGACAACGCGAGTGACACAAACAAGAAGATCCATCTCTTCTGGCTCGGTGTGGGAACCGACGATTTCCTCTATGGTAATGCCCGCGACTACCTTGAGTTCCTCGATAAGAAAGGCATACGCAGCGTGAAGGAGTTCACTTCTGACAAGTACGGACACACATGGATGAACGCGAAATATTTTCTTGCGAAAACATTACCACTGCTCTTCAACAAGAAAGCAGCCGAAATGGCCATGAACGACGCAAAGCCTGCTCCTGTAGCTACCGGAAACGAGAAGCAGTTCACACCAGGCGTCATGGCACGCCTATTCCCAAAGCCCATCATCTCACCAGAATATGACGAGAAGGGCATAACATTCCGTTTCAAGGCTCCCGAGGCGAAGCAAGTAAATTTGGCATGCGAGGCATTACCTGATGAGGTAGCCATGCAACGCGATAGCGACGGCGTGTGGAGCACCACCGTAACGGAGCTTTTCTTCGAAACATTCAGATATTGCTTTGTTGTTGACGGCACTCCAGTGGCAGACCCAAGCAACATGTACCTGTCACCCGACCGCGGTTTCAAGTTCAGTATTGCAGACAATCCCCGTTCTCCGTTCAACTTTGCATCACAAGGCGATATTCCCCACGGACACGTAAGCTACGACATAGACCGCCAAGAGGCCTGGTACATCTCACCCGCGCTACTATTCGGACAGAATGCTCCAACAATGCCTATGATACGACCACTATTCATACAGCTGGTTCCTGGCAAAGACGACACCATGGAGAGTTGGTTCAAGATTGGTGGTGCTGATGCCATTGCCGACCGACTGCAAGCCGATGGAAACGCTGTACCATGCATAATAACCACAAGCAGCCTCGACTTCATGAAACAAGGACCTCAGATGCCAGGCTTTGGTATTAAGACGCTGAAAGCTGACGACTATCCCACATGGTCTCAGCGTCGCCGCGCACTTTTCAAGCTTCTACTTGACGAGAGCAAGAAAAACCGCAGATAG
- a CDS encoding glycoside hydrolase family 2 TIM barrel-domain containing protein: MKSKLIFFFLMLCSASFAQQRQEIVLSDNWQFSHDRQQWQTVSVPHDWAIAGPFDKKWDLQVVRIEQNGEKEATEKSGRSGALPWIGEGYYRRNLPIPSDFKGKAELLFDGAMAEPTVYVNGKKAGYWAYGYNSFRVDISDFITTGDNELTVDLQNLEESSRWYPGAGIYRPVKLILTPTKRYIDDWSVFIKPYDAKKVKEGERVLMRLDFEIKNPVTDLRFDVSLYDRQGNKISKDSPQYLEFGNGDIHYFFPVNTAHLWTPESPYLYNLVISLYDGNEKIDELSQRFGIRTISVSKKGGFQLNGVTRKIKGVCLHHDLGPLGAAVNKSALIRQIQILKDMGCDAIRTAHNMPSQMQMDVCDSLGMMVMAESFDMWNYKKCKNGYARFFSRWADRDIENLVRAHRNHPSIIMWSIGNEIPEQGMQGGRDIAMHLQDLCHQLDPTRPVTQGMDRAESALSTGFAQVMDVPGFNYRVQKYDNNIKQLWQGFLLGSETASTVSSRGVYKFPVVVSDNSQYSSWAKNYDPEAIKKADGQCSSYDVEYCSWSNLPDDDWVWQDDKPWVIGEFVWTGFDYLGEPTPYDEYWPSRSSYFGICDLAGLPKDRFWLYRSKWQTREHTIHLLPHWTWGKERRGELTPVYCYTDYSEAELFLNGKSQGRIRKNPNERLDRYRLRWNNVCYEPGELKVVVFDENGKKSGEKILKTAGKPARLRLDCWTQQSDFSPLTSHLSPLKADGNDLAFVTVSLVDKNGTLIPDAADQLQFDVTGAGSFRGVCNGDATSLEPFTQPTMKLFSGQLVVVLQAAKKAGTLTLKVTDKERRLKQTINLKVEK, encoded by the coding sequence ATGAAATCAAAACTAATCTTCTTTTTTTTGATGTTGTGTTCAGCATCTTTTGCACAACAACGACAGGAAATAGTCCTTTCCGACAACTGGCAGTTTTCTCATGACCGACAGCAATGGCAGACCGTGAGCGTGCCTCATGACTGGGCAATAGCAGGACCGTTTGATAAGAAGTGGGATCTTCAGGTCGTTCGTATTGAACAAAATGGCGAGAAAGAAGCTACTGAGAAGTCTGGACGTAGTGGTGCTCTTCCTTGGATTGGTGAGGGCTATTATCGTAGAAACCTTCCTATTCCATCGGATTTCAAGGGAAAGGCTGAGCTCCTCTTCGATGGCGCTATGGCAGAGCCCACGGTCTATGTCAATGGTAAGAAAGCCGGCTATTGGGCTTATGGCTACAACTCGTTCCGAGTAGATATTTCCGATTTTATCACCACTGGCGACAATGAGCTGACTGTCGATTTGCAGAACTTGGAAGAGAGTTCGCGCTGGTATCCCGGTGCGGGCATCTACCGTCCGGTGAAACTCATCCTCACGCCCACTAAGCGTTACATCGACGACTGGAGTGTTTTCATCAAGCCCTATGATGCCAAGAAGGTGAAAGAAGGCGAGCGAGTATTGATGCGTCTTGACTTCGAGATAAAGAATCCTGTGACAGACTTGCGCTTTGATGTGAGCCTGTACGATCGTCAAGGAAACAAGATATCCAAGGACTCTCCGCAATATCTGGAGTTTGGAAATGGTGATATTCACTATTTCTTCCCTGTTAACACTGCTCATTTGTGGACTCCTGAGTCACCTTATCTTTATAATCTTGTCATCAGTCTCTACGATGGCAACGAGAAAATCGATGAACTGTCGCAGCGCTTCGGCATACGCACCATCAGCGTGTCGAAGAAAGGTGGCTTCCAGCTCAATGGCGTCACTCGCAAGATAAAAGGTGTCTGTCTGCACCACGACTTAGGACCTTTAGGCGCTGCAGTCAACAAGTCGGCACTTATCCGTCAGATACAGATTCTTAAAGACATGGGATGCGATGCCATCCGCACAGCTCATAACATGCCGTCGCAGATGCAGATGGATGTGTGCGATTCTCTCGGCATGATGGTTATGGCTGAGTCGTTCGACATGTGGAACTACAAGAAATGTAAGAACGGCTATGCTCGTTTCTTCAGCCGTTGGGCTGACCGCGACATAGAGAATCTCGTGCGTGCTCATCGCAATCATCCTTCCATCATCATGTGGTCCATTGGCAACGAGATACCCGAACAGGGCATGCAGGGTGGTCGCGACATAGCCATGCACCTGCAGGATTTGTGCCATCAGCTCGACCCCACACGTCCTGTCACTCAGGGCATGGATCGTGCTGAGAGTGCTCTCTCCACCGGCTTTGCTCAGGTGATGGATGTGCCAGGCTTCAACTATCGTGTGCAGAAGTATGATAACAACATCAAACAGCTGTGGCAGGGCTTCCTTCTTGGTTCTGAGACAGCTTCCACCGTTTCTTCTCGCGGCGTATATAAGTTCCCTGTCGTTGTTTCCGACAATTCCCAATATTCTTCTTGGGCAAAGAACTACGATCCCGAAGCTATAAAGAAAGCCGACGGACAGTGCTCTTCCTACGATGTGGAGTATTGCTCATGGTCCAATCTCCCCGATGACGACTGGGTGTGGCAGGACGATAAACCCTGGGTCATTGGTGAGTTTGTGTGGACCGGTTTTGACTATCTTGGCGAGCCCACTCCCTACGATGAGTACTGGCCTTCGCGCAGTAGCTATTTCGGTATCTGCGACCTTGCCGGTCTGCCTAAGGACCGTTTCTGGCTCTATCGTTCCAAGTGGCAGACACGTGAGCATACCATTCACCTGTTGCCTCACTGGACTTGGGGCAAGGAGCGTCGTGGCGAGCTGACGCCGGTCTATTGCTACACCGACTATAGCGAGGCTGAGCTCTTCCTAAACGGAAAGAGTCAGGGGCGCATAAGGAAGAACCCCAATGAGCGTCTGGACCGCTACCGCCTGCGCTGGAATAACGTGTGCTACGAACCAGGTGAACTGAAAGTCGTTGTTTTCGATGAAAACGGCAAAAAATCCGGCGAAAAGATATTGAAAACAGCAGGTAAACCCGCACGTTTGCGTTTAGACTGTTGGACTCAACAATCTGACTTCTCACCTCTCACCTCTCATCTCTCACCTCTAAAAGCCGATGGCAACGACCTCGCTTTCGTCACTGTCTCTCTTGTTGATAAGAACGGTACGCTCATTCCCGATGCTGCCGACCAGCTGCAGTTTGATGTCACGGGTGCTGGCTCATTCCGTGGTGTTTGTAATGGCGATGCCACTTCTCTTGAGCCTTTCACTCAGCCCACCATGAAACTCTTCTCTGGTCAGCTGGTCGTTGTTCTTCAGGCAGCAAAGAAGGCTGGCACGCTGACTCTTAAGGTCACTGACAAGGAACGCCGTTTGAAGCAGACTATAAATTTAAAGGTAGAAAAGTAA
- the ybeY gene encoding rRNA maturation RNase YbeY, with protein MITYSTENVKMPAIKKRETTAWIRRVAATYNKKVGEVGYLFCDDEHILEVNREYLQHDYYTDIITFDYCEDDVLNGDLVISLDTVRTNADLFHKTYEEELHRVIIHGILHLCGINDKGPGEREIMEAAENKALSLL; from the coding sequence ATGATAACATACAGTACTGAAAATGTGAAGATGCCTGCCATCAAGAAGCGCGAGACCACAGCATGGATCCGTCGCGTGGCAGCAACGTATAATAAGAAGGTCGGTGAGGTGGGTTACCTCTTTTGTGACGATGAACATATCCTTGAGGTAAACCGCGAGTATCTGCAGCACGACTATTATACTGACATCATCACCTTTGACTATTGTGAGGATGATGTGCTCAACGGCGACCTTGTCATATCTCTCGACACCGTGCGTACCAATGCAGATCTGTTCCATAAGACTTACGAGGAAGAGCTCCATCGTGTCATCATCCACGGCATTCTTCATCTCTGTGGTATCAACGACAAAGGACCGGGTGAGCGTGAGATAATGGAAGCAGCCGAGAATAAAGCATTAAGTCTGTTATGA
- a CDS encoding TIGR00730 family Rossman fold protein — MKLCIFCSANNNIDPDFFVMAEELGKWAAVNGHEIVFGGHDAGLMHSVSKAAKENGGRVIGVVPHKIEEMGKLSPYLDVHIPTENLTDRKELMMAESDGFIVLPGGIGTLDELFTVAAATTLSYNKKPIILYNMKGFWSSLIACLDDLQEKNMVRGEWRQYIKVANTLDEVVLEVRG, encoded by the coding sequence ATGAAGCTCTGTATTTTCTGTTCCGCTAATAATAACATAGACCCGGATTTCTTCGTGATGGCTGAAGAGCTGGGTAAGTGGGCTGCTGTGAATGGTCATGAGATTGTGTTCGGTGGTCACGATGCCGGCCTTATGCATAGCGTCAGCAAGGCTGCAAAGGAAAACGGTGGCAGGGTGATAGGTGTCGTTCCTCATAAGATTGAGGAGATGGGTAAGCTAAGCCCTTATCTTGATGTTCATATCCCTACAGAGAATCTTACTGACAGAAAAGAGTTGATGATGGCAGAAAGTGACGGTTTCATCGTTCTTCCTGGCGGCATAGGTACACTCGATGAACTGTTTACCGTAGCAGCTGCAACTACCCTTTCATACAATAAAAAGCCCATCATACTTTATAATATGAAGGGCTTCTGGTCTTCGCTCATCGCCTGTCTTGATGATCTTCAAGAAAAGAACATGGTGCGTGGCGAGTGGCGCCAATATATTAAAGTCGCGAACACACTGGATGAGGTTGTTCTAGAGGTGAGAGGTTAG